Proteins encoded in a region of the Watersipora subatra chromosome 5, tzWatSuba1.1, whole genome shotgun sequence genome:
- the LOC137397082 gene encoding mucin-22-like, producing MAPDNEEVFMAYICLSALFLNYEARFKTNKLTVTQLTVTQLTVTQLTVTELTVTQLTVPQLTVTQLTVTQLTVTELTVTQLTVTQLTVTQLTETQLTVTQLTVTQLTVTQLTVTQLTVTQLTVTQLTVTQLTVTQLTETQLTVTQLTVTQLTVTQLTVTQLTVTQLTVTQLTVTQLTVTQLTVTQLTVTQLTVTQLTVTRLTVTQLTVTQLTVTRLTVTQLTATQLTVTQLTVTQLTVTHYLCDTTNYDTINCDTTNCDTTNSDTTNCDTTNCDTTNCDTTNCDPTDCDTTNCDTTYCDTTNCGTTNCDTTNCDTANCDTTNCDRTNCDRTKLYTSKTQ from the exons ATGGCACCTGACAATGAAGAAGTTTTTATGGCCTATATATGTCTAAG TGCATTGTTTCTGAATTACGAAGCAAggtttaaaacaaataaactaaCCGTGACGCAACTAACTGTGACGCAACTAACTGTGACACAACTAACTGTGACAGAACTAACTGTGACACAACTAACTGTGCCACAACTAACTGTGACACAACTGACTGTGACACAACTAACTGTGACAGAACTAACTGTGACGCAACTAACTGTGACACAACTAACTGTGACACAGCTAACTGAGACACAACTAACGGTGACACAACTAACTGTGACACAACTAACTGTGACACAACTAACTGTGACACAACTAACTGTGACACAACTAACTGTGACACAACTAACTGTGACACAACTAACTGTGACACAGCTAACTGAGACACAACTAACGGTGACACAACTAACTGTGACACAACTAACTGTGACACAACTAACTGTGACACAACTAACTGTGACACAACTAACTGTGACACAACTAACTGTGACACAATTAACTGTGACACAACTAACTGTGACACAACTAACTGTGACACAACTAACTGTGACCCAACTGACTGTGACACGACTAACTGTGACACAACTAACTGTGACCCAACTGACTGTGACACGACTAACTGTGACACAACTAACTGCGACACAACTAACTGTGACACAACTAACTGTGACGCAACTAACGGTGACGCACTATCT CTGTGACACAACTAACTATGACACAATTAACTGTGACACAACTAACTGTGACACAACTAACAGTGACACAACTAACTGTGACACAACTAACTGTGACACAACTAACTGTGACACAACTAACTGTGACCCAACTGACTGTGACACGACTAACTGCGACACAACTTACTGTGACACAACTAACTGTGGCACAACTAACTGTGACACAACAAACTGTGACACAGCTAACTGCGACACAACTAACTGTGACAGAACTAACTGTGACAGAACTAAGCTGTATACAAGTAAGACCCAGTGA